The following proteins come from a genomic window of Timaviella obliquedivisa GSE-PSE-MK23-08B:
- a CDS encoding HAD family hydrolase: MKVTSENRPKVIFLDAVGTLFGVKDSVGEVYRGIAQRFGVEADSAMLNQAFFQNFRNASPMAFPGVEASEIPYHEYLWWEAIAIQTFSQAGVFEQFTDFPAFFAVLYRHFAIADPWFVYPDIPAALTQWREQKIELGVLSNFDSRLHAVLPALGLAEFFSSVTVSTEVGAAKPNPQIFQAALEKHHCLPAQAWHIGDSQKEDYEGAKAAGLQAVLLKR; encoded by the coding sequence ATGAAGGTCACGTCAGAGAATCGACCCAAAGTCATATTTCTAGATGCTGTTGGTACTTTGTTTGGGGTGAAAGACTCGGTGGGCGAAGTCTATCGCGGCATCGCCCAGCGCTTTGGAGTTGAGGCAGACTCGGCTATGTTGAATCAAGCTTTTTTCCAGAACTTCCGAAATGCTTCGCCTATGGCGTTTCCTGGCGTAGAGGCTAGCGAAATCCCCTACCATGAATACTTGTGGTGGGAGGCGATCGCTATTCAAACCTTTTCTCAAGCAGGCGTTTTTGAGCAGTTTACCGATTTCCCCGCCTTCTTCGCGGTTCTTTATCGCCATTTTGCGATCGCCGACCCCTGGTTTGTCTATCCCGACATTCCTGCTGCCCTAACCCAGTGGCGCGAGCAAAAAATTGAGCTAGGTGTACTCTCAAACTTTGACTCTCGCCTCCATGCCGTCTTGCCTGCTTTAGGCTTAGCAGAATTCTTTTCCTCAGTCACAGTCTCAACCGAAGTCGGGGCAGCAAAACCCAATCCACAAATTTTTCAAGCCGCTCTGGAAAAGCATCATTGCTTACCTGCCCAGGCTTGGCACATTGGCGATAGTCAAAAAGAAGATTATGAAGGGGCAAAGGCAGCAGGCTTACAGGCAGTTTTGCTAAAACGGTAA
- the ispG gene encoding (E)-4-hydroxy-3-methylbut-2-enyl-diphosphate synthase, which translates to MQTLSNPVIPTQESSYLGLPTDGSIHRRKTRPVPVGSITIGGGHPVAVQSMINEDTLDIEGSVAAIRRLHEIGCEIVRVTVPSMAHAKAMEEIREKLFASYQPVPLVADVHHNGLKIALEAAKHVDNVRINPGLYVFEKPKVGREDYSQAEFDEIGERIRETLEPLVISLRDQNKSMRIGVNHGSLAERMLFTYGDTPEGMVESALEFIRICESLNFYNIELSLKASKVAVMIAANRLMVQRMDELGMDYPLHLGVTEAGDGEYGRIKSTAGIGTLLAEGIGDTIRVSLTEAPEKEIPVCYGILQALGLRRTMVEYVACPSCGRTLFNLEEVLHKVREATSHLTGLNIAVMGCIVNGPGEMADADYGYVGKQAGFIALYRGRDEIKRVPENQGVTELINLIKADDCWIDP; encoded by the coding sequence ATGCAAACTCTTTCCAATCCTGTAATCCCTACTCAGGAATCTTCTTACTTAGGACTTCCTACTGATGGTTCTATCCATCGCCGCAAAACGCGCCCTGTTCCGGTAGGCAGCATCACCATTGGAGGTGGGCATCCAGTCGCAGTCCAATCCATGATTAACGAAGACACCCTTGATATTGAGGGTTCTGTCGCTGCCATCCGTCGTCTCCATGAGATTGGCTGCGAAATTGTCCGGGTGACTGTGCCCAGCATGGCCCATGCCAAAGCCATGGAAGAAATTCGAGAAAAGTTGTTTGCATCTTACCAACCCGTGCCCTTGGTGGCAGATGTCCATCACAACGGTCTAAAAATTGCCTTAGAAGCCGCTAAGCATGTTGATAATGTGCGAATTAATCCTGGACTCTATGTGTTTGAGAAACCTAAGGTAGGTCGGGAAGATTATTCGCAAGCTGAGTTTGACGAAATTGGTGAAAGGATTCGAGAAACCTTAGAGCCCTTGGTTATTTCGCTGCGAGATCAAAACAAATCCATGCGGATTGGCGTAAATCATGGCTCCTTGGCAGAGCGAATGCTGTTTACCTATGGCGATACTCCCGAAGGCATGGTGGAGTCGGCATTAGAGTTCATCCGCATTTGCGAATCGTTAAACTTTTACAACATTGAACTCTCGCTTAAAGCGTCTAAAGTCGCTGTAATGATTGCCGCGAATCGGCTGATGGTACAGCGAATGGACGAACTAGGCATGGATTATCCGCTCCATTTGGGGGTCACCGAAGCAGGTGACGGAGAATACGGACGGATCAAGTCTACTGCTGGAATCGGCACGCTATTAGCTGAAGGTATTGGCGACACGATCCGCGTTTCTCTAACTGAAGCTCCCGAAAAAGAGATTCCGGTTTGCTATGGAATTTTGCAGGCTCTGGGCTTACGGCGCACGATGGTGGAATACGTAGCCTGTCCTTCCTGTGGGCGTACCCTGTTTAACCTGGAAGAGGTGCTGCACAAAGTCCGGGAGGCGACTAGCCATCTCACTGGACTCAATATTGCTGTGATGGGCTGTATTGTCAATGGTCCGGGTGAAATGGCAGATGCCGACTATGGCTACGTGGGTAAACAGGCTGGATTCATTGCCCTCTACAGAGGTCGCGACGAGATCAAACGAGTTCCTGAAAATCAGGGCGTTACTGAACTGATTAACTTAATCAAAGCGGATGACTGCTGGATTGACCCGTAA
- a CDS encoding PDZ domain-containing protein, whose product MPITKRGLILGATIAGVTGVALTGVGLHSSQGQAFLQESPKQLIDEVWQLVDRTYVDETFNQTDWRAVRQEYLGREYSSREAAYDAIREMLEKLNDPYTRFLDPQAFRSMQVDTSGELTGVGIQLSQDEETKALIVVAPIEGTPASQAGILARDVITKIDGQSTEGMDSTAAVSLIRGEVGTEVVLTIKRGDREIDFPLKRAQIPIHPVRYSKEDSPNGPIGYIRLSQFSAKAGDEFKAAIQDLEKQNVTGYVLDLRVNPGGLLYSAIDIARMWIKEGVIVSTVDRQGISEQETANNTALTEKPLVVLVDGGSASASEILSGALQDDKRAVLIGSKTFGKGLVQSVRSLGDGSGLAVTIAKYLTPSGRDINNAGIQPDVVVDLTDEQRETLFGADNKIGTSEDIQYLKALEVLSQKIVQQGAANPQAAASP is encoded by the coding sequence ATGCCAATTACAAAGCGTGGACTAATCCTGGGTGCAACGATCGCGGGTGTCACGGGTGTGGCGCTCACGGGCGTAGGTTTGCATTCGTCTCAGGGACAAGCCTTTCTTCAGGAAAGTCCCAAACAATTGATTGATGAAGTTTGGCAATTGGTTGACCGAACTTACGTAGATGAAACGTTTAATCAAACCGATTGGCGAGCCGTAAGACAGGAATATTTGGGGCGCGAGTATTCTAGTCGCGAAGCAGCTTACGATGCGATCCGCGAAATGCTGGAGAAGTTAAACGACCCCTATACTCGCTTCTTGGATCCCCAGGCATTTAGAAGTATGCAGGTAGATACTTCAGGCGAACTGACCGGGGTGGGGATTCAGCTTTCTCAAGATGAGGAAACCAAGGCGCTAATTGTGGTTGCTCCGATTGAGGGAACGCCAGCCTCTCAGGCAGGCATCCTAGCGCGAGATGTCATCACCAAAATTGATGGTCAATCGACTGAGGGCATGGACTCTACTGCTGCCGTTAGTTTAATTCGGGGAGAAGTGGGCACTGAAGTAGTCCTGACCATTAAGCGGGGCGATCGCGAAATTGACTTTCCTCTTAAACGGGCTCAAATTCCCATCCACCCTGTTCGCTACTCTAAAGAAGACTCTCCCAACGGACCAATTGGCTACATTCGCCTGTCTCAATTTAGTGCCAAAGCAGGAGATGAATTTAAAGCAGCTATCCAAGATTTAGAAAAACAGAACGTCACTGGCTACGTTCTTGACCTCCGAGTTAACCCTGGCGGACTGCTCTACTCTGCGATCGACATTGCCCGGATGTGGATTAAAGAAGGCGTGATTGTTTCAACGGTCGATCGCCAGGGCATATCCGAGCAAGAAACTGCCAATAACACAGCGCTCACCGAAAAGCCCTTAGTCGTTTTGGTAGATGGTGGCTCTGCTAGCGCCAGCGAAATTTTATCGGGTGCCCTCCAAGATGACAAACGAGCGGTGCTGATTGGTAGCAAGACTTTTGGCAAAGGTTTAGTGCAATCGGTGCGGAGCCTGGGAGATGGTTCAGGCTTAGCAGTGACCATTGCTAAGTACCTGACTCCTAGCGGACGCGATATTAATAATGCAGGTATTCAACCCGATGTTGTTGTGGATTTGACCGATGAACAGCGTGAAACTCTTTTTGGGGCAGACAACAAAATTGGCACATCTGAGGATATTCAGTATCTTAAAGCCTTGGAAGTGTTGAGCCAGAAAATCGTTCAGCAAGGTGCAGCTAATCCCCAGGCTGCGGCTAGTCCTTAA
- the lepB gene encoding signal peptidase I — protein sequence MTSQQQDSQTPKIQLSEPQGFWQSAFWKNQRENLQILAIALILAVIIRLFIAEPRYIPSDSMVPTLQIGDRLVIEKVAYRFRAPIAGEVIVFEPPARLQEYGYSADRAFIKRIIGTPGDQIEIHQGRVYRNNQPLTESYIAEPPQYEMSPVTVPPHQFFVMGDNRNNSNDSHVWGFLPQKNIIGRAIFRFWTLERFGVLKN from the coding sequence ATGACTTCCCAACAGCAAGATTCCCAGACCCCCAAGATCCAACTTTCCGAGCCTCAAGGGTTTTGGCAATCTGCTTTTTGGAAGAACCAACGAGAGAACCTTCAAATCCTGGCGATCGCTCTCATTCTTGCTGTTATCATCCGTTTGTTTATTGCCGAACCGCGCTACATTCCGTCCGATTCGATGGTGCCGACACTGCAAATTGGCGATCGCCTGGTCATCGAAAAAGTCGCCTACCGTTTCCGTGCGCCCATCGCCGGAGAAGTGATTGTGTTTGAGCCGCCCGCCCGACTGCAAGAATATGGCTACTCCGCCGATCGTGCCTTTATTAAGCGCATCATTGGCACACCCGGCGACCAGATTGAGATACATCAGGGGCGAGTCTACCGCAACAATCAACCCTTAACAGAATCTTATATTGCAGAACCTCCGCAGTACGAAATGTCGCCTGTAACCGTGCCCCCCCATCAGTTTTTCGTCATGGGCGACAATCGTAACAACAGCAATGACTCCCATGTCTGGGGGTTTTTACCTCAAAAGAACATTATTGGCAGGGCAATTTTTCGTTTCTGGACACTAGAGCGGTTTGGAGTGCTAAAAAATTAG
- a CDS encoding ComEA family DNA-binding protein → MKLARWLGGGGSKKKGSQRSRMLHDPYYRLHPEEIPIAAQLGIKIDVNQAGVDDWLRLPGLSIHQARSLVALSQSGVSFHCLEDIAAALSLPTQRLQFLAPVLQFCYYGSESSATPFLINPNTASVEMLAQIPAVDLFLARAIVQNRQQGAYRTLADLQRRLALPGQLTAEIMHYLQF, encoded by the coding sequence ATGAAACTGGCAAGGTGGTTAGGAGGCGGTGGGAGCAAAAAGAAGGGATCGCAGCGATCGCGAATGCTGCACGATCCTTACTATCGGCTGCATCCCGAAGAAATTCCCATTGCCGCCCAGTTGGGGATCAAAATTGACGTGAATCAGGCAGGAGTTGATGATTGGCTGAGGTTGCCCGGTTTATCAATCCATCAGGCGCGATCGCTCGTTGCTCTGAGTCAGTCTGGCGTATCGTTTCATTGCCTAGAAGATATTGCTGCTGCCCTAAGTCTGCCAACCCAACGACTACAATTCTTAGCACCTGTGCTGCAATTTTGCTACTACGGATCTGAGAGTAGCGCTACACCTTTTCTCATTAATCCCAATACGGCATCTGTTGAAATGCTGGCTCAAATTCCGGCAGTAGATTTGTTTTTAGCAAGGGCGATCGTGCAAAACCGTCAGCAGGGCGCTTATAGAACTTTGGCAGATTTGCAGCGGCGATTGGCTTTGCCAGGACAACTGACGGCTGAGATCATGCATTACTTACAGTTCTAA
- a CDS encoding NINE protein: protein MLSKPKDRKVAAVLAFAGAIPIPVLNGTISGLHKFYLGQPRWGIVYLLLGLTPISTVASLIEGAWYLFQDGEEFEQNFNALPPGAKSGAGLAVSHMPPVPANIAPLVGTVAEALRQLEQLRQEGLVSEYEFEQKRRQLLDRIT, encoded by the coding sequence ATGTTGAGTAAACCCAAAGATCGAAAAGTTGCCGCAGTGTTGGCTTTTGCTGGAGCCATTCCGATTCCCGTCCTCAATGGCACTATCTCAGGCTTGCATAAGTTTTATTTAGGGCAGCCCCGGTGGGGAATTGTCTACCTGTTGCTAGGATTAACGCCAATTTCCACTGTCGCTAGCTTAATTGAGGGAGCCTGGTATTTGTTTCAAGATGGGGAGGAGTTTGAGCAGAACTTTAACGCCCTCCCGCCAGGGGCTAAGTCGGGAGCAGGTTTGGCGGTGTCGCATATGCCCCCAGTACCTGCCAATATCGCACCCCTTGTGGGAACAGTAGCAGAGGCGTTACGGCAGTTGGAGCAGTTGCGGCAGGAGGGACTCGTCTCGGAATATGAGTTTGAGCAAAAACGACGGCAATTGTTAGATCGCATCACCTAG
- a CDS encoding aspartate carbamoyltransferase catalytic subunit, producing MVTQSWNRRHIISLEDFQPTEYDTILQTAVSFQEVLSRRTKKVPTLQGQVVANLFFESSTRTRSSFELAAKRLSADTLNFAASTSSLTKGETILDTAKTYLAMGTDIMVIRHREAGVPQAIADEMDRLQSRVGVLNAGDGLHEHPSQALLDLFTICTTLDAEKPRLSLLEGKKIAIVGDILHSRVARSNIWSLTASGAKVHLAAPPTLLPQIFANYSIPRGMEGWEDVRSDRKLFLHWNLEPALKNADFVMTLRLQKERMTQHLLPSLREYHQRFGITSDRLKHCHPEVKVLHPGPVNRGVEISSELMDDPKVSLISQQVTSGVAVRMALLYLMGSGKI from the coding sequence ATGGTTACTCAGTCATGGAATCGTCGCCACATTATTTCTTTAGAAGACTTTCAGCCTACTGAATACGACACTATCCTGCAAACGGCAGTCAGTTTTCAGGAGGTACTATCTCGGCGTACCAAAAAGGTGCCGACACTACAAGGGCAAGTTGTTGCCAACTTGTTTTTCGAGTCTTCAACTCGCACTCGCAGCAGCTTCGAGCTAGCTGCCAAGCGTCTTTCGGCAGATACCCTGAATTTTGCAGCGAGTACGTCCTCTCTAACGAAAGGAGAGACCATTCTCGACACTGCCAAAACCTATCTGGCGATGGGTACAGATATTATGGTGATTCGCCATCGAGAAGCAGGCGTGCCCCAAGCGATCGCCGATGAAATGGATCGTCTTCAATCGCGTGTGGGAGTGCTCAATGCAGGCGACGGGCTGCACGAACATCCCTCCCAGGCGCTGCTCGACCTATTTACGATTTGCACCACTCTCGATGCCGAAAAACCTAGACTTTCCCTTTTAGAAGGTAAAAAGATTGCGATCGTCGGTGATATTCTCCACTCACGAGTTGCCCGTTCTAACATCTGGAGCCTGACTGCCAGCGGAGCCAAAGTCCACTTAGCCGCCCCTCCCACGCTGCTACCTCAGATCTTTGCCAACTATTCCATTCCTAGAGGGATGGAGGGCTGGGAGGATGTTCGCAGCGATCGCAAGCTCTTCCTTCACTGGAACTTAGAGCCTGCGCTCAAGAATGCCGATTTTGTCATGACTCTACGGTTGCAAAAAGAGCGAATGACTCAGCATTTGCTGCCTAGCCTGCGGGAATACCATCAGCGCTTTGGCATTACTAGCGATCGCCTCAAACACTGCCACCCAGAAGTCAAAGTTCTTCATCCAGGCCCAGTAAACCGAGGCGTAGAAATTAGCTCCGAACTCATGGATGATCCAAAAGTCAGCTTAATTTCACAGCAGGTTACTAGCGGCGTTGCCGTTCGGATGGCACTTTTATATCTCATGGGCAGCGGCAAGATTTAA
- a CDS encoding molybdenum cofactor biosynthesis protein MoaE: MVVSTPLLIHPSDSFAITFVPLSLEEAYHLADDPANGAVVVMSGMVRNQTEGKPVVALEYQAYEPMALEVFKQIAAEIRQTWGVTRVVIHHRTGKLQVGEISVLVAIGCPHRSEAFAACQYGIDTLKHSAPIWKKEIWSDGSTSWVSIGACEQKESC, from the coding sequence ATGGTCGTTTCTACTCCTCTCTTAATTCATCCCAGCGACAGCTTTGCCATTACCTTTGTCCCTCTCTCATTAGAAGAGGCTTATCATCTGGCTGACGATCCGGCAAATGGTGCAGTGGTGGTCATGAGCGGTATGGTTCGCAATCAAACTGAAGGGAAGCCCGTCGTAGCGCTGGAGTACCAAGCGTATGAACCGATGGCGTTAGAGGTGTTTAAGCAAATAGCGGCAGAAATTCGCCAAACTTGGGGCGTGACGCGAGTCGTCATCCATCATCGAACCGGAAAGTTGCAGGTGGGCGAAATTAGTGTGCTGGTGGCGATCGGCTGTCCCCACCGCTCTGAGGCGTTTGCAGCTTGTCAGTATGGCATTGATACTCTGAAGCATTCCGCCCCGATTTGGAAAAAAGAAATTTGGAGCGATGGTTCTACTAGCTGGGTCAGTATTGGGGCTTGTGAACAAAAAGAAAGCTGTTGA
- a CDS encoding PleD family two-component system response regulator translates to MDDTPLILIVDDDRFTRTHLRRRLESEGYQVEEAEDGRQALEAYARLRPDVVLLDIIMPIMDGFACCAQLQKLQMNTVSNDRQTYELAQKTKNYLMVLTPVLMITALEDQQSVDQAFEVGAADYFTKPIHWALLRRQVRRLIQQSQLYRQLEDTNQKLQEVNQMLQRLASVDGLTQVANRRCFDETLIYQWQRTSRTQDLLSLIFVDIDYFKRYNDTYGHLAGDKCLKQVAQTISKTVGRPTDLVARYGGEEFVVLLPGIDLAGANQVAESIKAAMKKLDIAHASSPLGEKMTLSLGISCLHPSRHSSPITLIKLADKALYLAKESGRDRICTLTP, encoded by the coding sequence ATGGATGATACGCCACTTATTCTCATTGTCGATGACGATCGCTTTACGCGAACTCACCTGCGGCGAAGACTAGAGAGCGAAGGCTATCAGGTCGAAGAAGCAGAAGATGGCAGACAGGCGTTAGAAGCGTATGCGCGTTTACGCCCTGATGTTGTGCTGTTAGACATCATCATGCCAATTATGGACGGGTTTGCATGTTGCGCTCAGCTTCAGAAGCTACAGATGAATACTGTATCTAATGATAGACAAACCTATGAGTTGGCTCAAAAGACAAAAAACTATTTGATGGTTTTAACCCCCGTCCTGATGATCACGGCACTAGAGGATCAACAGTCAGTTGATCAAGCATTTGAGGTAGGGGCAGCAGATTACTTTACCAAGCCTATTCATTGGGCGTTGCTACGCCGACAGGTGCGTCGCCTGATTCAGCAGAGCCAGCTTTACCGTCAGTTGGAAGACACGAACCAGAAACTACAAGAAGTGAACCAAATGTTGCAACGTTTGGCTTCAGTAGATGGGCTGACCCAAGTTGCTAACCGCCGCTGCTTTGATGAAACTCTAATTTACCAGTGGCAAAGAACGTCTAGAACGCAAGATCTATTATCTCTTATTTTTGTTGATATCGATTACTTCAAGCGCTACAACGACACCTATGGTCACTTGGCAGGTGATAAGTGCCTGAAACAAGTGGCGCAAACTATTAGTAAGACAGTTGGTCGTCCGACTGATTTGGTGGCACGCTACGGGGGAGAGGAATTTGTGGTGCTGCTTCCAGGCATTGATTTGGCGGGAGCTAATCAAGTTGCTGAATCTATCAAGGCAGCAATGAAAAAGCTGGATATTGCGCACGCGAGTTCGCCCTTAGGTGAAAAAATGACCCTGAGTTTAGGAATTTCATGTCTTCATCCTAGTCGGCATAGCTCACCCATAACGCTCATCAAGTTGGCAGACAAGGCGCTCTATTTAGCGAAAGAAAGTGGGCGCGATCGCATTTGTACGTTGACTCCGTAA
- a CDS encoding valine--tRNA ligase codes for MTASISPLASQYDPSITEAKWQQYWEDRQVFKADPNAGGESYCVMIPPPNVTGSLHMGHAFESALIDTLVRYYRMKGRNTLWLPGTDHASIAVQTILEKELKSQGKTRHDVGRAAFLERAWQWKAESGGTIVGQLRRLGVSVDWSRERFTMDSGLSKAVLEAFTRLYQEGLIYRGKYLVNWCPASQSAVSDLEVENQEVNGNLWHFRYPLTDGSGVVEVATTRPETMLGDTAVAVNPNDDRYKHLINKTVTLPILGREIPIIADEYVDSEFGTGCVKVTPAHDPNDFEMGKRHDLPFITVMNKDGTMNENAGEFQGQDRFVARKNVVKRLEADGALVKVEAYRHTVPYSDRGKVPVEPLLSTQWFVKIRPMADRALEFLDAQQEPVFVPERWTKVYRDWLVNLRDWCISRQLWWGHQIPAWYAISETGGEIREDTPFVVARNEAEAREQAIAQFGESVQLEQDPDVLDTWFSSGLWPFSTLGWPDQTVDLATYYPTTTLVTGFDIIFFWVARMTILGGHFTEQMPFKTVYIHGLVRDENNKKMSKSANNGIDPLLLIAKYGTDALRYTLIREVAGAGQDIRLDYNRKTDESASVEASRNFTNKLWNASRFVMMNLDGQTPEQLGEPQNLELCDRWILSRYNQVMQQTNQEIDQYGLGEAAKGLYEFIWGDFCDWYIELVKSRLQEKELASSKAAQQTLAHVLEGILRSLHPFMPHITEELWQTLTQANGDESLAVQSYPQANESLINPDLEQQFELLIGTIRTVRNLRAEAEIKPGVKIRTFLQSDSDREQQILLAGQAYIQDLAKIERLTIGKPNMPVAPPEFSESLPTSPFDSTDKPRLLGNYQKSATTIALFLGGLILLRIISAVLGVIDHLFLVTPVLKLIGVGWLVWFVRRYLLKSGDRKELSEKISQLKAQTTYQATTVEATVITDQPQQMIAGVVGTVQVLIPLEGVVDVEALRTKLQRDLTKVESEIVSLTQRLRNANFVDKAPPDVVQGVRDAWAEAEIQAEILKDRLDRL; via the coding sequence ATGACCGCTAGTATTTCTCCCCTCGCCAGTCAATATGATCCATCGATCACAGAAGCCAAGTGGCAGCAGTACTGGGAAGATCGCCAAGTATTTAAGGCGGATCCCAACGCGGGTGGAGAGTCTTACTGTGTGATGATACCGCCGCCAAATGTAACAGGCAGTCTTCACATGGGTCATGCTTTTGAGAGTGCCCTAATTGACACCCTTGTGCGCTATTACCGCATGAAAGGGCGAAATACGCTATGGTTACCCGGAACAGATCACGCTAGTATTGCGGTGCAAACGATTTTAGAGAAAGAGCTAAAATCACAGGGCAAAACCCGCCATGATGTAGGACGAGCAGCCTTTTTAGAACGGGCTTGGCAGTGGAAGGCAGAGTCAGGCGGCACCATTGTTGGGCAACTGCGTCGGCTGGGTGTGTCGGTGGACTGGTCGCGGGAACGGTTCACGATGGATAGCGGATTATCGAAAGCAGTTCTAGAAGCTTTTACGAGGCTGTACCAAGAAGGGCTAATTTATCGAGGCAAGTACTTAGTGAATTGGTGCCCGGCAAGTCAGTCGGCGGTGTCGGATTTGGAGGTAGAAAACCAGGAGGTGAACGGCAATCTTTGGCATTTCCGATATCCTCTTACTGATGGTTCGGGTGTGGTGGAAGTAGCCACGACCCGACCTGAGACCATGCTGGGTGATACGGCGGTGGCAGTTAATCCTAACGACGATCGCTACAAACACCTCATTAACAAAACGGTAACGCTGCCCATTTTAGGACGGGAAATTCCGATCATTGCCGACGAGTATGTAGATTCTGAGTTTGGGACAGGCTGCGTCAAAGTGACTCCGGCTCATGATCCGAACGATTTTGAAATGGGTAAGCGCCACGATTTACCCTTTATTACCGTCATGAACAAAGACGGCACCATGAACGAGAATGCTGGCGAGTTTCAAGGGCAAGATCGTTTTGTGGCACGGAAAAATGTGGTGAAGCGATTGGAGGCAGACGGGGCGCTCGTGAAAGTAGAAGCCTATCGCCACACGGTTCCTTACAGCGATCGCGGCAAAGTGCCAGTAGAGCCTTTGCTTTCAACTCAATGGTTTGTCAAAATTCGCCCTATGGCAGACCGCGCCCTAGAGTTTCTAGATGCGCAGCAAGAGCCAGTGTTTGTGCCAGAGCGCTGGACGAAGGTGTATCGAGACTGGTTGGTGAACCTGCGAGATTGGTGCATTTCGCGGCAGCTTTGGTGGGGGCACCAAATTCCAGCTTGGTATGCCATCAGCGAAACCGGGGGAGAGATTCGAGAAGATACGCCGTTTGTGGTGGCAAGGAATGAGGCAGAAGCACGGGAACAGGCGATCGCTCAGTTTGGCGAATCTGTCCAGCTTGAGCAAGATCCTGATGTGCTAGATACCTGGTTCTCCTCAGGACTATGGCCTTTCTCTACGTTAGGCTGGCCCGACCAAACGGTGGATTTAGCCACCTACTATCCCACGACCACCCTAGTAACCGGGTTCGATATCATCTTTTTCTGGGTTGCCCGAATGACAATTCTGGGCGGACACTTTACTGAGCAAATGCCGTTCAAAACCGTCTACATTCATGGGTTAGTGCGGGATGAGAACAATAAAAAAATGTCTAAGTCTGCCAATAATGGCATCGACCCGCTGCTGTTGATTGCCAAGTACGGCACCGATGCCTTGCGCTATACGCTCATCCGCGAGGTGGCAGGCGCAGGACAGGATATTCGTTTGGATTACAACCGCAAAACTGATGAATCGGCATCGGTGGAGGCTTCTCGCAACTTCACCAACAAGTTGTGGAACGCTTCTCGGTTTGTCATGATGAACCTAGATGGACAGACTCCAGAGCAATTGGGTGAGCCGCAGAATTTGGAATTGTGCGATCGCTGGATTCTGTCTCGCTACAACCAGGTGATGCAACAAACCAATCAGGAAATCGACCAGTACGGTTTGGGGGAAGCCGCAAAAGGGCTTTATGAATTCATTTGGGGCGACTTTTGTGATTGGTATATTGAACTGGTTAAATCTCGGTTGCAAGAAAAAGAATTGGCATCTAGTAAGGCGGCGCAACAAACATTAGCACATGTCCTGGAAGGAATTCTACGATCGCTCCATCCCTTCATGCCCCATATCACCGAGGAGCTATGGCAAACCCTGACCCAGGCAAATGGAGACGAGAGCTTAGCGGTACAGTCCTATCCTCAAGCCAACGAGAGTTTAATTAATCCCGACCTAGAGCAACAGTTCGAGCTACTGATTGGCACCATTCGCACCGTGCGCAATTTGCGGGCAGAGGCAGAAATTAAGCCAGGAGTAAAGATTCGAACCTTTTTGCAATCAGATAGCGATCGCGAACAGCAAATTCTTCTTGCCGGACAGGCATATATTCAAGACCTTGCCAAAATTGAGCGCCTGACCATTGGCAAACCTAACATGCCTGTCGCTCCTCCTGAATTCTCTGAATCTCTGCCCACGAGTCCTTTTGACTCAACAGACAAACCTAGACTGCTCGGCAACTACCAAAAGTCCGCTACGACCATAGCGCTATTTTTAGGTGGATTAATCTTGCTGCGAATCATTTCAGCAGTACTAGGAGTGATTGATCATCTGTTTTTGGTTACGCCTGTGCTGAAGCTGATTGGGGTTGGTTGGTTGGTTTGGTTTGTTCGTCGATATTTGCTGAAGTCGGGCGATCGCAAAGAACTCAGCGAAAAAATTAGCCAATTGAAAGCCCAAACCACTTACCAAGCCACAACCGTTGAAGCAACGGTCATTACCGACCAGCCGCAACAGATGATTGCAGGAGTCGTTGGCACGGTTCAAGTTTTAATTCCTTTAGAAGGTGTAGTTGATGTGGAGGCTTTACGCACCAAACTCCAGAGAGATCTAACTAAGGTAGAAAGCGAAATCGTCTCACTAACTCAACGGTTGAGAAATGCCAACTTTGTTGATAAAGCACCACCTGATGTTGTCCAAGGTGTTAGAGATGCATGGGCAGAAGCAGAAATTCAGGCAGAAATTTTGAAGGATCGATTAGACCGCTTGTAA
- the uraH gene encoding hydroxyisourate hydrolase has protein sequence MSGKLSTHVLDTAQGCPAANVAIALWQIDPQSGKRTHLKATHTNSDGRTDSPLLSGDELQVGVYELVFAIGEYFVHLENLPIPCFLGDIPIRFGIADVNAHYHVPLLVSPWAYSTYRGS, from the coding sequence ATGTCGGGTAAACTTTCGACTCATGTGTTGGATACGGCTCAAGGCTGCCCAGCCGCAAATGTGGCGATCGCGCTCTGGCAAATTGATCCGCAGTCGGGTAAGAGAACGCACCTCAAGGCTACGCACACTAACTCAGATGGTCGCACAGATTCACCACTGCTGAGCGGTGACGAACTTCAGGTCGGCGTTTACGAATTAGTATTTGCGATCGGTGAGTATTTTGTTCACCTGGAAAATCTGCCTATTCCTTGCTTTTTAGGTGATATTCCGATTCGCTTTGGCATTGCTGACGTAAATGCCCATTATCATGTGCCTCTGCTTGTTTCTCCTTGGGCATACAGCACCTATCGGGGAAGCTAA